The Oncorhynchus nerka isolate Pitt River linkage group LG12, Oner_Uvic_2.0, whole genome shotgun sequence genome includes a region encoding these proteins:
- the LOC115138483 gene encoding ras-related protein Rab-15-like isoform X2 — translation MQGVDFKMRTLQVDGIKVRVQIWDTAGQERYQTITKQYYRRAQGILLVYDITSSSSFQHILKWASDVDEFAPDKVQRVLVGNKADEEQMRKVPKEQGSKLAKTYGMEFFETSACTNCNINESFIRLTQLVLQAHKKEMNAFQDSTNLCLDMTSLWEEQDKQDSDANSPKPCTC, via the exons GAGTAGATTTCAAAATGAGAACATTACAAGTCGATGGCATTAAAGTACGAGTGCAGATATG GGATACTGCTGGCCAGGAACGATACCAGACCATCACCAAACAGTACTACAGACGGGCACAG GGAATTCTCCTGGTGTATGACATCACAAGTTCCAGCTCCTTTCAGCACATTTTGAAGTGGGCTAGTGATGTGGATGAG TTCGCCCCTGACAAGGTGCAGAGGGTCCTGGTGGGGAACAAGGCTGATGAGGAGCAGATGAGGAAAGTTCCTAAAGAACAAGGAAGCAAG CTAGCAAAAACCTATGGAATGGAATTCTTTGAGACAAGTGCCTGCACCAACTGCAACATAAATGAG TCATTCATCCGGTTGACACAGCTGGTTCTGCAGGCTCACAAGAAAGAGATGAATGCGTTCCAGGATTCCACTAATTTATGCCTAGACATGACTTCTCTGTGGGAAGAGCAGGACAAACAGGACAGTGACGCAAACTCCCCAAAGCCCTGCACATGTTAG